A genomic segment from Pseudomonas sessilinigenes encodes:
- a CDS encoding poly(ethylene terephthalate) hydrolase family protein, giving the protein MKSISRYLLSLCLGTIILGHGGLVGASQLVPAFGLANEQFAKTAGPYNVSTNAVLGDCRGLLGVLARILLLDNSVQCNQSFPYGFSNPISTSVYYPSNIKTLDKLPVINFVGGILSNQGQYTNLLRLWASYGFIVVVSSDFINTAPSMHVLGAVELSKLNQDPTSPLFGKVDLSRTIVAGHSAGGGASILSSSLAPETLRAIDPQLSFIGSLPIEPGPIGLGSTVRTPTLVLTGAADVVVPAWAWPRLWQGGLIRTVPGWSATAHNATHFSPVRVVRENEFAGITTAWVLYVAKNDPAAREYFVGKDYKLAQDPQFIRLIFNPLRVQRNEVADELQ; this is encoded by the coding sequence ATGAAATCGATATCAAGGTATCTGCTGTCTTTGTGTCTGGGCACGATCATTCTTGGACATGGAGGCTTGGTCGGCGCCTCTCAGCTTGTTCCGGCATTCGGATTGGCAAACGAGCAGTTTGCCAAGACGGCAGGGCCCTACAATGTTTCCACCAATGCAGTACTTGGTGACTGTCGTGGGTTATTGGGGGTATTGGCCAGGATCCTGCTGCTGGATAACAGTGTTCAATGCAATCAGTCTTTTCCTTATGGTTTCTCCAATCCGATTTCCACCAGTGTTTATTACCCTTCCAATATAAAGACCCTGGACAAGTTGCCGGTGATCAATTTCGTCGGCGGTATTCTTTCCAACCAGGGACAATATACGAATCTGCTGCGGCTATGGGCGAGCTACGGTTTCATCGTGGTGGTGTCTTCCGACTTCATCAATACCGCGCCGAGCATGCATGTCCTGGGGGCTGTCGAGTTGAGCAAGCTCAATCAGGACCCGACCTCGCCGCTGTTTGGCAAGGTCGACCTGTCACGCACCATCGTGGCCGGGCATTCGGCGGGAGGAGGGGCTTCGATCCTGTCTTCGAGCCTTGCGCCAGAGACCTTGAGGGCCATCGACCCGCAGTTGAGTTTCATCGGCTCCCTGCCGATCGAGCCCGGGCCGATCGGCCTTGGCTCGACGGTGAGGACTCCAACACTGGTGCTCACCGGTGCGGCAGATGTGGTGGTACCGGCCTGGGCATGGCCCAGGTTGTGGCAAGGCGGCCTGATCAGGACGGTGCCGGGGTGGAGCGCCACGGCCCATAACGCTACGCATTTCAGCCCGGTGCGGGTTGTCAGGGAAAACGAATTCGCGGGTATCACTACCGCGTGGGTGTTGTACGTGGCTAAGAATGATCCGGCGGCCAGGGAATATTTTGTGGGCAAGGACTACAAGCTGGCGCAGGACCCGCAGTTCATTCGCTTGATCTTCAACCCACTTCGAGTGCAACGCAATGAAGTGGCCGATGAGCTGCAATAG
- the nhaB gene encoding sodium/proton antiporter NhaB encodes MSGSMAQAFTHNFLGHSPRWYKASIVAFLVLNPLLFFCISPAAAGWCLVIEFIFTLAMALKCYPLMPGGLLLVQAMLLGMATPEALYEELVHNFPVILLLMFMVAGIYFMKELLLFLFSRLLLGVRSKALLGLLFCFLSAFLSAFLDALTVTAVIISAAVGFYSVYHRVATGNDPRQDSAYGDDQHLPALHHGDLEQFRAFLRSLLMHGAVGTALGGVCTLVGEPQNLLIGHEMGWHFVDFFSKVAPVSLPVLAAGLVTCVLLEKLRWFGYGTLLPDNVRQVLANYAAEDDAQRTPRQRAALLVQGLAALILIIGLALHVAEVGLIGLLVIVLITAFTGITDEHRLGNAFKDAMPFTALLVVFFAVVAVIHQQQLFTPLIQWVLALPADSQPGMLFIANGLLSAISDNVFVATIYITEVKQAFLNGQMSREHFETLAIAINTGTNLPSVATPNGQAAFLFLLTSAIAPLVRLSYGRMVWMALPYTLVMGVLGWYAVSYWL; translated from the coding sequence ATGTCCGGCTCAATGGCCCAGGCGTTCACCCACAATTTTCTCGGCCACTCACCCCGCTGGTACAAGGCAAGCATTGTCGCGTTCCTGGTGCTCAATCCCCTGCTGTTCTTCTGCATCAGCCCCGCCGCTGCCGGCTGGTGCCTGGTGATCGAATTCATCTTCACCCTGGCCATGGCTCTCAAGTGCTACCCCTTGATGCCTGGCGGATTGTTGCTGGTGCAAGCGATGCTGTTGGGCATGGCCACGCCTGAAGCGTTGTACGAGGAACTGGTGCACAACTTCCCGGTGATCCTGCTGCTGATGTTCATGGTCGCCGGCATCTACTTCATGAAAGAGTTGCTGTTGTTTCTGTTCTCCCGGTTGCTGCTGGGGGTGCGTTCCAAGGCCTTGCTGGGTTTGCTGTTCTGTTTTCTCTCAGCCTTTCTCTCGGCGTTTCTCGACGCCCTGACAGTCACCGCAGTGATCATCAGCGCGGCGGTCGGCTTCTATTCCGTTTATCACCGGGTAGCAACAGGCAACGATCCACGCCAGGACAGCGCCTACGGCGACGACCAGCACTTGCCGGCGCTGCATCACGGTGACCTGGAACAATTCCGTGCCTTCCTGCGCAGCCTGCTGATGCATGGTGCCGTGGGCACTGCCCTGGGGGGCGTCTGCACCCTGGTGGGCGAACCCCAGAACCTGCTGATCGGCCATGAAATGGGCTGGCACTTTGTCGATTTCTTCAGCAAGGTGGCGCCCGTCTCCCTGCCGGTACTGGCCGCCGGGCTGGTGACTTGTGTGCTGTTGGAGAAACTGCGCTGGTTCGGCTACGGCACCCTGCTGCCGGACAATGTCCGCCAGGTACTGGCCAACTACGCCGCCGAAGACGATGCCCAGCGTACGCCCCGTCAGCGCGCAGCCTTGCTGGTGCAGGGGCTGGCCGCACTGATCCTGATCATTGGCCTGGCCCTGCATGTGGCCGAGGTCGGACTGATCGGCCTGCTGGTGATCGTACTGATCACCGCCTTCACCGGGATCACCGACGAACACCGCCTGGGCAACGCCTTCAAGGACGCCATGCCCTTCACCGCACTGCTGGTGGTGTTCTTTGCGGTGGTCGCGGTAATCCACCAGCAGCAACTGTTCACGCCATTGATCCAGTGGGTCCTGGCGCTGCCCGCCGATAGCCAGCCTGGCATGCTGTTCATCGCCAATGGCCTGCTCTCGGCCATCAGCGACAACGTGTTCGTCGCCACTATCTATATCACCGAGGTCAAGCAAGCCTTCCTGAACGGGCAGATGAGCCGCGAACATTTCGAGACCCTGGCCATCGCCATCAATACCGGCACCAACCTGCCCAGCGTGGCTACTCCCAATGGCCAGGCGGCGTTCCTGTTCCTGCTGACCTCGGCAATCGCGCCGCTGGTGCGCCTGTCCTATGGACGGATGGTGTGGATGGCCCTGCCCTATACCCTGGTGATGGGCGTACTGGGCTGGTATGCCGTCAGCTACTGGCTCTAG
- a CDS encoding phosphocholine-specific phospholipase C, protein MPSLTRRKLLQAAAIGSFFSSLPLSIRQALAIPANNRTGTIKDVEHVVILMQENRSFDHYFGTFPGVRGFSDRFTIPLSGQRDVWEQQGKGRIVMPYHLDSSRGNAQRVSGTPHTWPDAHAAWSDGRMNAWPTHKTSTSMGYYREQELPFQFALANTFTLCDAYHCSVHAGTNPNRLFLWTGSNGASAAQVAAVVNEWDGPGPTNVGYSWKTYPERLEEQGVSWKVYQHLPDNFGDNPLAGFRQYRAASVQVGNPAQPPSGFNAYVPYSDALNAVAPLYKGNGNTLPASSGSNLEAIIAGFRNDVQAGKLPQVSWIVAPAAYSEHPGPSSPVQGGWFAQEILQALTSNPEVWSKTVLLLTYDENDGFFDHVPSPSAPSQRQDGSFAGKSTLGFDNELFKHPAPPGSTQQPRPDGGVYGPGPRVPMLVLSPWSRGGWVNSQVFDHTSVLQFLEKRFGVREPNISAWRRAVCGDLISAFNFVDPNHEPLPALQTTTRQAADSLRQRQEKLLPVPVPSASKQLPPVQKRLARPSRALPYRLHVDSQLDPKTRSLSLSLQNTGEQGAVFHVYDCLRLSDIPRRYTVEAGKALQDSWSVVERYQLWVLGPNGFHRSFHGQLQLRQPELLVTSSHNQLQLTLSNPGEHAVSISIDRCPYTQQGPWTLSVPAGAQVRQVFACESSGGWYDLTLHSEGGWLRRVAGRLETGAHSISDPLMGQG, encoded by the coding sequence ATGCCCAGTCTTACACGCAGGAAGCTCTTGCAGGCGGCCGCCATCGGCTCGTTCTTTTCATCCTTGCCGCTGTCCATTCGCCAAGCCCTGGCCATACCGGCGAACAACCGCACGGGGACAATCAAGGACGTCGAACATGTCGTCATCCTGATGCAGGAAAACCGCTCCTTCGATCATTACTTCGGCACCTTTCCCGGGGTTCGCGGCTTCAGTGATCGCTTCACCATTCCGTTGTCCGGCCAGCGCGATGTCTGGGAGCAGCAGGGCAAAGGCCGGATCGTCATGCCGTATCACCTGGACAGTTCCCGTGGCAATGCCCAGCGGGTCAGTGGCACGCCGCATACCTGGCCTGACGCCCATGCGGCCTGGAGTGATGGGCGCATGAATGCCTGGCCGACGCACAAGACCAGCACGTCCATGGGTTACTACCGCGAGCAGGAATTGCCTTTCCAGTTCGCCCTGGCCAATACCTTCACCCTGTGCGACGCCTATCACTGTTCGGTGCATGCGGGCACCAACCCCAATCGGCTGTTTCTCTGGACCGGCAGCAATGGTGCGTCCGCGGCCCAGGTGGCTGCGGTGGTCAATGAATGGGACGGTCCGGGGCCAACCAACGTTGGCTACAGCTGGAAAACCTACCCCGAGCGGTTGGAGGAGCAAGGGGTCAGCTGGAAGGTCTACCAGCATCTGCCGGATAACTTTGGCGACAACCCCTTGGCTGGCTTTCGCCAGTACCGTGCAGCCAGCGTACAGGTGGGCAATCCGGCCCAGCCCCCCAGTGGCTTCAATGCCTACGTGCCTTATAGCGATGCGCTCAATGCCGTGGCGCCCTTGTACAAGGGCAACGGCAATACCCTGCCAGCCAGCAGTGGCAGCAACCTGGAAGCGATCATCGCCGGGTTTCGCAACGACGTGCAGGCGGGCAAGCTGCCCCAGGTCAGCTGGATCGTGGCCCCGGCGGCCTACTCGGAGCATCCCGGGCCATCGAGCCCGGTACAGGGTGGCTGGTTCGCCCAGGAGATCCTGCAGGCCCTGACCAGCAATCCCGAGGTCTGGAGCAAGACCGTGCTGTTGCTGACCTACGATGAAAACGATGGCTTCTTCGACCACGTACCGTCGCCTTCGGCACCTTCCCAACGCCAGGACGGCAGCTTTGCCGGCAAATCGACGCTAGGTTTCGACAACGAGTTGTTCAAGCACCCGGCGCCACCGGGCTCGACCCAGCAACCACGCCCCGATGGCGGCGTGTATGGGCCCGGGCCACGGGTACCGATGCTGGTGCTTTCGCCCTGGAGTCGCGGCGGCTGGGTCAACTCGCAGGTGTTCGATCACACCTCGGTCCTGCAATTTTTGGAAAAACGCTTCGGTGTTCGTGAGCCGAACATCAGTGCCTGGCGTCGCGCGGTATGTGGCGACCTGATCTCGGCGTTCAACTTCGTCGACCCCAACCATGAACCACTGCCAGCGTTGCAGACCACCACGCGCCAGGCCGCCGACAGCCTGCGCCAGCGTCAGGAAAAGCTGTTGCCCGTGCCGGTGCCATCGGCCAGCAAGCAGTTGCCTCCGGTACAGAAACGCCTGGCCCGTCCTTCGCGAGCCCTGCCATACCGGCTGCATGTCGACAGCCAACTCGACCCCAAGACCCGGAGTTTGTCCCTGAGCCTGCAGAACACGGGCGAGCAAGGGGCGGTGTTCCATGTCTACGATTGCCTGCGCCTGAGCGATATTCCACGGCGTTACACCGTGGAGGCCGGCAAGGCGCTGCAGGACAGTTGGTCGGTGGTGGAGCGCTATCAGCTATGGGTATTGGGGCCGAACGGCTTTCACCGCAGTTTTCACGGCCAGTTGCAGTTGCGCCAGCCCGAACTGCTAGTGACTTCCAGCCACAATCAGTTGCAACTGACCCTGAGCAACCCTGGAGAGCATGCGGTATCGATCTCTATCGACCGTTGCCCCTATACCCAGCAGGGGCCGTGGACATTGTCGGTGCCTGCCGGGGCGCAGGTGCGCCAGGTGTTTGCCTGCGAGTCCAGCGGCGGTTGGTATGACCTGACATTGCACAGTGAGGGTGGCTGGCTGCGCCGCGTGGCCGGGCGTCTGGAAACCGGCGCCCATAGCATCAGTGATCCATTGATGGGGCAGGGGTGA
- a CDS encoding Cof-type HAD-IIB family hydrolase, protein MNSAAHYPIALVLSDMDGTLLRPDHSLSPRTLAAVQALHEAGIGFSLASGRPPRAMRQQIETLGVELPCAGFNGGSIVHPDGRYLARHHVPVAAAVTALLLFAPYAEVETWVFADNQWLVRDPHGPLLPLEQQALGYAPQVVDSFEDYLHCIDKVVAASSDWRLLVELEARLQQQTAGQAQVSRSQPRFLDVTAVQADKGQALETLAQYLGVPLERTAALGDGGNDPAMFQRAGLSIAMGQAEEQVKRQADVITGSNLEDGAAEAIERYILLR, encoded by the coding sequence ATGAACAGTGCGGCCCACTATCCCATCGCTCTGGTGCTCAGCGATATGGACGGCACTTTGTTGCGCCCGGATCACAGCCTCAGCCCGCGGACCCTCGCCGCGGTGCAGGCCCTGCATGAGGCCGGCATCGGCTTCAGCCTGGCGAGCGGTCGCCCGCCACGAGCCATGAGGCAACAGATTGAAACCCTGGGTGTCGAGCTGCCTTGCGCCGGCTTCAATGGCGGCAGCATTGTCCATCCCGATGGTCGCTACCTGGCACGCCACCATGTACCGGTGGCGGCAGCCGTGACGGCCTTGCTGTTGTTCGCCCCCTATGCAGAGGTCGAGACCTGGGTCTTTGCTGACAACCAGTGGCTGGTGCGCGATCCGCACGGTCCGTTGCTACCCCTGGAGCAGCAGGCCCTGGGTTATGCGCCGCAAGTGGTGGACAGTTTCGAGGACTACCTGCACTGCATCGACAAGGTCGTGGCAGCCAGCAGTGACTGGCGCTTGCTGGTGGAGCTGGAGGCGCGCCTGCAACAACAGACGGCAGGGCAGGCCCAGGTCTCGCGTTCTCAACCACGGTTCCTGGACGTTACCGCGGTTCAGGCGGACAAGGGCCAGGCCCTGGAGACACTGGCCCAATACCTCGGGGTGCCGCTGGAGCGCACTGCGGCCCTGGGCGATGGCGGTAATGACCCGGCGATGTTCCAACGTGCCGGGCTGTCGATCGCCATGGGCCAGGCCGAAGAGCAGGTCAAGCGCCAGGCTGACGTGATCACCGGCAGTAACCTGGAAGATGGCGCTGCCGAGGCGATCGAGCGTTACATTCTGCTGCGTTGA